TAACATGGAGAAAATCACGCGGCGCCTGCGTATCCACGGCCGGGTGCAGGGCGTTTTCTTTCGTGAATCCATGCGCCAGCAGGCGCTGGCGCTGGGCGTGACCGGCTGGGTCAGAAACTGCTCGGACGGCAGCGTGGAGGCCGTGGTTCATGGCACGGCCACCGCCGTCGCCCAGCTCATCGCCTGGGCGCGGCGC
The DNA window shown above is from Thiobacter sp. AK1 and carries:
- a CDS encoding acylphosphatase; translated protein: MEKITRRLRIHGRVQGVFFRESMRQQALALGVTGWVRNCSDGSVEAVVHGTATAVAQLIAWARRGPELAQVEGMEVEAADGVFDDFRRLPSADCHPAMRRRAKD